A stretch of Podospora bellae-mahoneyi strain CBS 112042 chromosome 5, whole genome shotgun sequence DNA encodes these proteins:
- a CDS encoding hypothetical protein (EggNog:ENOG503Q4MV), with product MATPDVAAPSVNGVAASSRADSPADSINSSTKRKRDANDDQQDQDDKNSKPQVNGLQKCYDDQSLIRDFFDVLQSHDKTTPAILKRHLQVPAPDGEPSLKRAKSEEDEPTTIADKVSQGAYRILDDLMCDLTKAVEDQVKELKIEDGAANEDVISQTKSFKAAALELYRRELSYPKLSQSLPAVRPGQKETGSEGSLVLSTFGQAPNLRPLFTSLQHPASPDGVVKPLGDGQLPNGVTVTKIYPDVCAASDKNARSLTLGELFPSPRNLPPLQPPKAPKNTTKSNVLTFYHPELTEKSKYRSGTYFSQPLSTGHWLDYSNATPAIHAKTKQRERAQSLAGVKPSSVELELSEMEALFRGAFSSFAPSKDDSAAIVPSSLISRIWWQRVGRRNFEKMNEEAFDEKEEENAVDPALVTEIDDDLVKEAIENWDSVVVDPTLDEVLGKRSDGEKEVEDLLDEVTDMIETLSSFQRNRNLTVPTSQDRYSADPNNGDMLRNGNASQQPSEEEMMTYETLKAQLALIIQSLPPYAVARLNSDRLEELAVSTKIEVRSDDYRGVMEEDEPARLARQAAQAATNAVQRQAHRTPSVSSATYGNHQYPGQFQPSARPIANAQHFPQTPVRPQQNMFPRAPSTVPIPQPHHQVQPRQPPPTQYRPAPGPQMYAPQLAKAQGPYGHSGVPQPYVNSPTQQRMPQPPPPPHSNYMGQQAAPRYPQQGYQQSFPQHQQIHPQHQQHPQHQQVPHHQPLAQHPPQHPHNPQQPPQHGQQAPFPAYANGGPMQRTISPQIPQQNPYGQSPTPPQQHQQLPHGRPPYGPGTPSMPPSNVQQRGPYPASPNMMQGGNRPSSSLTGFATVMPEVQQRQVMEQARARADAEQRVSGHMGKVAQGEVVGLAGIGLGGQMDVHKMAAANKMQIGNNGASPGPKMAMHQPSPTPPMNGTQTPVPVPHVPSPMQGVVPTPSPGPQGPFVKPAMP from the exons ATGGCTACGCCCGACGTCGCCGCGCCGAGTGTCAACGGCGTCGCAGCTTCGTCGCGTGCAGACTCGCCCGCAGACTCAATTAATTCCTCCACCAAGCGGAAACGCGATGCGAACGACGACCAGCAGGACCAGGACGACAAGAATTCCAAGCCCCAGGTGAACGGCCTCCAAAAGTGCTACGATGATCAATCCCTCATTCGCGacttttttgatgttttACAAAG CCACGACAAGACCACTCCAGCCATCCTCAAGCGCCATCTTCAAGTTCCCGCCCCCGACGGTGAGCCCTCCCTCAAAAGAGCCAAGTCCGAGGAAGACGAGCCGACCACCATTGCCGACAAGGTGTCACAGGGGGCCTACCGAATTCTCGACGACCTGATGTGCGATCTCACCAAGGCGGTAGAAGACCAGGTGAAGGAACTCAAGATTGAAGATGGTGCTGCCAACGAGGACGTCATCAGCCAGACGAAATCCTTCAAAGCTGCGGCTTTGGAGCTGTACCGACGAGAGCTGTCGTACCCCAAACTGTCCCAATCTTTACCGGCGGTGCGACCTGGCCAAAAGGAAACAGGATCTGAGGGTAGCTTGGTCTTGTCGACGTTTGGTCAAGCCCCGAATTTAAGGCCGCTTTTTACCAGTCTGCAACATCCTGCTTCACCCGATGGAGTCGTCAAGCCCTTGGGAGACGGGCAGTTGCCTAACGGAGTTACTGTGACCAAGATTTACCCAGATGTGTGTGCGGCCAGCGACAAGAATGCCCGTTCACTGACACTAGGAGAGCTGTTCCCTTCCCCAAGAAACCTCCCACCTCTGCAACCACCAAAGGCGCCCAAGAACACCACTAAGAGCAATGTTCTTACCTTTTACCACCCCGAGCTTACCGAGAAATCCAAGTATCGTTCTGGCACTTATTTTTCCCAGCCCCTCTCCACTGGACACTGGCTGGATTACAGCAACGCGACACCGGCCATTCACGCCAAAACCAAGCAGCGCGAACGAGCCCAGAGCTTGGCAGGGGTCAAGCCTTCATCAGTTGAGCTGGAACTGTCGGAAATGGAAGCGCTTTTTCGAGgcgccttctccagcttcgcCCCGAGCAAAGATGACTCGGCTGCGATTGTTCCTTCGAGCCTCATCAGCCGGATCTGGTGGCAGCGGGTTGGTCGACGAAACTTTGAAAAGATGAACGAAGAGGCGTTCGatgagaaggaagaggagaatgCTGTCGATCCCGCTTTGGTAACCGAGATTGACGATGATTTGGTCAAGGAAGCTATTGAGAATTGGGATTCTGTGGTTGTTGACCCTACTTTGGATGAGGTACTCGGAAAGAGGTcggatggggagaaggaggtggaggacctTCTCGACGAGGTGACTGACATGATTGAAACACTATCCTCTTTCCAGCGGAACCGCAACCTGACTGTACCGACCAGTCAAGACCGGTACTCAGCCGACCCCAACAATGGCGATATGCTGCGCAACGGCAACGCCTCGCAACAGCCAAGTGAGGAGGAAATGATGACGTATGAAACGCTCAAGGCACAGCTTGCCTTGATCATCCAGAGCCTGCCTCCCTACGCCGTCGCTCGTCTCAACTCGGACAGGTTGGAAGAGCTGGCTGTCAGCACCAAGATCGAGGTTCGGTCGGATGACTACAGGGGTGtcatggaggaggatgaaccAGCACGCCTTGCGCGACAGGCCGCTCAAGCTGCAACAAACGCCGTCCAGCGCCAGGCGCACAGGACCCCGAGCGTTTCTTCCGCCACATATGGCAACCACCAATATCCCGGTCAGTTCCAACCGTCGGCCCGTCCCATCGCCAACGCGCAGCACTTTCCACAAACACCGGTTCGGCCTCAGCAGAACATGTTCCCGCGGGCCCCGTCTACCGTCCCGATCCCGCAGCCGCATCACCAagtccaaccccgccaaccGCCCCCTACCCAGTACAGGCCAGCACCGGGGCCGCAAATGTATGCACCGCAGCTTGCCAAGGCCCAAGGGCCGTATGGCCATTCTGGTGTTCCTCAGCCCTACGTCAACAGTCCCACGCAGCAACGGATGCcacaaccgccgccgccacctcaTTCTAACTATATGGGGCAACAAGCCGCACCTCGCTATCCCCAACAGGGTTACCAGCAAAGCTTTCCCCAGCATCAGCAGATTCAcccccagcatcaacagcacccgcaacatcagcaggtgccacaccaccagccgcTGGCTCAACATCCACCGCAGCACCCACATAACCCGCAGCAACCGCCACAACATGGGCAGCAGGCGCCTTTCCCAGCCTACGCTAATGGCGGACCTATGCAGCGGACTATTTCTCCGCAGATTCCACAACAGAACCCATATGGACAATCGCCAACCCCACCgcaacagcatcagcaacTACCCCATGGGCGCCCACCTTATGGACCTGGGACTCCTTCGATGCCGCCCAGCAACGTGCAGCAGCGCGGGCCTTATCCTGCCTCGCCAAACATGATGCAAGGGGGCAACAGACCGTCTTCGAGCCTCACTGGCTTTGCAACCGTTATGCCCGAGGTACAGCAGCGCCAGGTCATGGAGCAAGCTCGCGCCAGAGCGGATGCGGAACAGCGTGTGAGTGGACACATGGGCAAGGTTGCTCAAGGCGAAGTTGTGGGCTTGGCAGGGATTGGTCTCGGTGGGCAGATGGACGTCCATAAGATGGCAGCCGCCAACAAGATGCAAATAGGCAACAACGGGGCGTCACCAGGGCCCAAGATGGCCATGCACCAACCAAGTCCGACGCCTCCCATGAATGGCACACAGACACCGGTGCCCGTACCGCATGTTCCCAGCCCGATGCAGGGCGTTGTTCCAACCCCGAGCCCCGGACCTCAGGGGCCCTTTGTCAAGCCGGCCATGCCTTGA
- a CDS encoding hypothetical protein (EggNog:ENOG503NURQ; COG:S), whose product MRPILPHLGLATRSISTSLAQVPRRPLLAQGRNPRPHRGIHTTPSLLRADGGEPKTPTKPTPKEDKAQDERSDKPNNHQQQKRRKPPLRNSLHRVAIVAQKGKPTPKPTPSEKAPDAAEGSSTISAVCVADSFDMEKVVDILSSHNFTLDPDNSGFELSEVVHARGLNNGDIFVFPSGTVVTWALPPDVVNTLATKHLLPAAEQPFVENKEVEDLEFVADPEAEESRVNGDVVVLGTRRELESGEGLDTTLAKIAFSSGLARSTKLAVLESSLTRYLESTRHIPDRLSQGLRAPLSRDLILKKAGELLNLRSQLNHYNDLTDSLPDIFWDTEEKLETYYAKIGKALDVGVRIKTLNDKMTYAQEVINMTQGVLDISEKMSSEAHSTRLEWIIIILIAIEVGFELRRLYMERGEDKFEERVLEEVRGLREEVRCLKGGGKGAAAAA is encoded by the coding sequence ATGAGGCCCATTCTCCCCCATCTCGGGCTTGCTACCCGCAGCATCAGCACATCCCTCGCCCAGGTTCCACGACGACCCCTCCTTGCGCAGGGTCGCAACCCCCGGCCTCATCGTGGGATTCacaccactccctccctgCTCCGCGCAGACGGCGGCGAACCCAAGACGCCCACCAAACCAACTCCCAAGGAAGACAAAGCCCAAGATGAAAGATCAGACAagcccaacaaccaccagcagcaaaagcGCCGCAAGCCCCCCCTCCGCAACTCCCTCCACCGCGTGGCCATCGTAGCCCAGAAAggcaaacccacccccaaaccaaccccctccgaAAAAGCCCCCGACGCAGCAGAaggctcctccaccatctcggcCGTCTGCGTAGCCGACTCGTTCGACATGGAAAAAGTGGTCGATATCTTGTCTAGTCACAACTTCACCCTCGACCCTGACAACTCGGGCTTTGAACTCTCCGAAGTCGTCCACGCCCGCGGTCTCAACAACGGGGATATCTTTGTCTTCCCCTCAGGAACGGTGGTCACCTGGGCGCTCCCCCCTGACGTGGTCAACACTCTCGCAACGAAACATTTGCTACCAGCAGCGGAACAGCCTTTTGTCGAAAACAAAGAGGTGGAAGACCTCGAGTTCGTCGCCGAcccagaggcagaggagTCAAGGGTGAATGGAGACGTAGTAGTCCTCGGCACAAGAAGGGAACTTGAATCCGGCGAGGGGCTCGACACAACCCTGGCCAAAATCGCCTTTTCATCCGGCCTGGCAAGGAGCACCaagctggcggtgctggagTCCTCCCTGACCCGCTACCTCGAAAGCACTCGCCACATCCCCGACCGGCTCTCCCAGGGGCTCCGCGCCCCGCTGTCGAGAGATTTAATCCTCAAAAAGGCGGGCGAGCTGTTGAACTTGAGGAGTCAGCTGAATCACTACAACGACCTGACGGACTCCCTGCCGGATATCTTTTGGGATaccgaggagaagctggagacGTATTACGCCAAGATTGGGAAGGCGCTGGATGTGGGGGTGAGGATCAAGACGTTGAATGACAAGATGACGTATGCGCAGGAGGTGATCAATATGACGCAGGGGGTGTTGGATATCAGCGAGAAGATGTCTAGCGAGGCGCACAGTACGAGGTTGGAGTGGATTATTATAATACTGATTGCGATTGAGGTTGGGTTTgagctgaggaggttgtatatggagaggggggaggacaaGTTTGAGGAAagggttttggaggaggtgagggggttgagggaggaagtCAGGTGTttgaaggggggtgggaagggggcggcggcggcggcgtga
- the cmk1 gene encoding Calcium/calmodulin-dependent protein kinase type I (COG:T; EggNog:ENOG503NX22), whose protein sequence is MATPGGRPAQPNIQPCQYKVGKTLGAGSYSVVKECVHIDTGRYYAAKVINKRLMAGREHMVRNEIAVLRKVSMGHQNILTLVDYFETMNNLYLVTDLALGGELFERICRKGSYYESDAADLIRATLSAIAYLHDHGIVHRDLKPENLLFRTPEDNADLLIADFGLSRIMDEEQFHVLTTTCGTPGYMAPEIFKKTGHGKPVDLWALGVITYFLLCGYTPFDRDSDFEEMQAILNADYSFTPLEYWRGVSENAKDFIRRCLTIDPGKRMTAHEALQHPFVAGWLNKNGGGGEGQDGEGDKGANLLPTVKKNFNARRTLHAAIDTVRAINKLREGQNGGGMNGGRSGEPGREGLQAQRGIPPAGGVGVGGGRDDSGISGMGGSTTGSGGRDSGFVSGGSQQQQQDGDVSMEDAPLGGVPASLRPGSEANRVVELSKGLWSGGESRR, encoded by the exons ATGGCCACCCCCGGCGGCCGACCTGCCCAACCCAACATCCAACCATGCCAATACAAAGTCGGCAAGACCCTCGGCGCGGGGTCTTACTCGGTCGTGAAGGAGTGCGTGCACATTGATACCGGCAGGTACTACGCCGCCAAGGTGATTAACAAGAGGCTGATGGCTGGACGTGAGCACATG GTCCGCAACGAAATCGCCGTCCTCCGCAAAGTCTCCATGGGCCACCAAaacatcctcaccctcgtcGACTACTTTGAAACAATGAACAACCTCTACCTCGTAACCgacctcgccctcggcggcgAGCTCTTTGAGCGCATCTGCCGCAAAGGCTCCTACTACGAATCCGACGCCGCCGACCTCATCCGCGCGACGCTCTCGGCGATAGCCTACCTCCACGACCACGGCATCGTCCACCGCGACCTCAAGCCGgagaacctcctcttccgcaCCCCCGAGGACAACGCCGACCTGCTCATTGCGGATTTCGGCCTCTCGCGCATCATGGACGAGGAGCAGTTCCACGTCTTGACGACCACCTGCGGCACGCCGGGGTACATGGCGCCCGAGATTTTCAAAAAGACGGGCCACGGCAAGCCGGTTGATCTCTGGGCGCTGGGAGTGATTACGTACTTTTTGCTGTGCGGGTACACGCCGTTTGATCGGGACAGCGACTTTGAGGAGATGCAGGCGATTCTGAATGCGGATTACAGCTTTACGCCGTTGGAGTActggaggggggtgagcGAGAATGCAAAGGACTTTATCAGGAGGTGTTTGACTATTGATCCGGGAAAGAGAATGACGGCGCATGAGGCGTTGCAGCATCCTTTTGTGGCCGGGTGGCTGAACaagaatggtggtggtggggaggggcaggatggggagggggataaggGGGCTAATCTGCTGCCGACGGTGAAGAAGAATTTCAACGCGAGGAGGACGTTGCATGCTGCTATCGATACGGTGAGGGCGATTAAcaagttgagggaggggcagaatgggggggggatgaacggggggaggagtggtgaGCCGGGACGGGAGGGGTTGCAGGCGCAGAGGGGGATACCGCCGGCCGGGggcgttggagttggaggagggagggatgatAGTGGGATttcggggatggggggttcGACGactgggagtggtgggagggatAGTGGGTTTGTGAGTGGGGggtcgcagcagcagcagcaggatggGGATGTTAGCATGGAGGATGCTCCTTTGGGGGGGGTGCCGGCTAGTTTGAGGCCGGGTAGTGAGGCGAACAGGGTTGTTGAGTTGAGCAAGGGGCTTTGGAGCGGAGGGGAGAGCCGGCGATAA
- the YMC1 gene encoding carrier protein ymc1 (EggNog:ENOG503NVWZ; COG:C): MAAPTTPQDLALPEPAPSNGGASQTFKDLFSGAAGGIAQVLIGQPFDIVKVRLQTSTLYPSALAAATSIYTTEGPLAFYKGTLTPLLGIGACVSIQFGAFHYARRHLESSLPPSQSQLSYSQYYSAGAFAGVANSVLSGPIEHVRIRLQTQPHGPARLYSGPLDCVRQLVRQGGVTHGLYRGQAVTLIREAQAYGLWFLSFEWLMNSDAKRNRIDRKEIPSWKVALYGGLAGEALWLGSYPFDVVKSKMQTDGFGQGQQRYRNMRHCFAQVWRQEGMRGFWKGLGPTLLRAMPVSAGTFAVVEMTMRAIN; the protein is encoded by the exons ATGGCcgccccaacaaccccccaagacctcgccctccccgaACCTGCCCCCTCAAACGGCGGCGCATCCCAGACATTCAAAGATTTGTTTTCCGGCGCAGCAGGCGGAATCGCTCAGGTCCTGATCG GCCAACCCTTCGACATAGTCAAAGTCCGcctccaaacctccaccctctacccctccgccctcgccgccgcaACCTCAATCTACACGACCGAAGGCCCCCTAGCCTTCTACAAAggaaccctcacccccctcctcggcatcggcgCCTGCGTCTCAATCCAGTTCGGCGCCTTCCACTAcgcccgccgccacctcgaatcctccctccccccctcccaatcccaactcTCATACTCCCAATACTATTCCGCCGGCGCCTTCGCCGGAGTAGCAAACTCCGTCCTCTCCGGCCCCATCGAACACGTCCGCATCCGCCTgcaaacccaaccccacGGCCCGGCACGTCTCTACTCCGGCCCGCTCGACTGCGTCAGACAGCTCGTCCGCCAGGGGGGGGTTACCCACGGCCTCTACCGCGGACAGGCGGTCACTTTGATCAGAGAAGCGCAGGCGTACGGGCTGTGGTTCTTGTCGTTTGAGTGGCTCATGAATTCGGACGCGAAGCGCAACAGGATCGACCGTAAGGAAATCCCGAGCTGGAAGGTGGCGCTGTATGGTGGGCTTGCCGGGGAGGCGCTGTGGTTGGGGAGTTACCCCTTTGATGTCGTCAAGTCAAAGATGCAGACCGACGGGTTTGGACAGGGGCAGCAGAGATATAGGAATATGAGGCATTGTTTCGCGCAGGTTTGGAGGcaggaggggatgagggggttttggaagGGCTTGGGGCCGACGCTGCTGAGGGCCATGCCTGTCAGTGCAGGGACGTTTGCCGTGGtggagatgacgatgagggcTATTAACTAG
- a CDS encoding hypothetical protein (EggNog:ENOG503NY78; COG:D; COG:U) translates to MTTMEHDIRLEDYLDDKLQSTTDFDHLDTLLSSVEHQRSQLQSQLDDATAALAQARQSESDRQKALMAQIDEFQSLQSSIDVRLQIIASSDAPDEAIKRLEAPMGQLRKVDLAYKYLLLLQDVAKLRQEARSHLPESPKQALEPYTKLKQLCLRLKELQKNADGAAVHLVNFVEGVTETLWDEMKATMSAELEAVLKARKWPNVDPDNAEVDEEWLGCFEKLIDLQVPEVLYSPTVVTLLPFEVMAQIFVKEFRFHFMSDKPTSAPQAIGAHCFPWFTALLEKWEDFLRDNFGGVLAARFAETGVGERMVYMDPVCGFITAMLPVVREKVRDTLEATRGDAAFLSSLMGQLMSFDETLRGGFAYGGGDDDVEEGWGGLTSEVLQDHFRTWLEAEKQFALERYQGIMKTQDARMIDYDFAGAGKTKPTFAAVRVTDLLKSVTTQYERVRRFSHKLRFLIDIQLTILDEYHDHLRGTLEAYLSITSTVGRAFGVTKEQIAALEGTGALETLCKVYGSADHVVNALKDWSNEEFFITMWEQLQSRAKVSEDQSNLAGGMSYDHVRNRTSAVVGREDDDNGVLFDETIAAYSARRQTAQKLLSEALASSHHKIFRAYLHRAQWTTISDEVDNLAITAELDEPLRILKRDLDFLSRALGTAPFRRVWRQALEKLNDILWTEVLMSHKFTASGAAQFARDLAAIEGVVERYIPDGSSALGSLSDAVRLLNLPLEGEGMTLKKATDMVYTDNTEAKKMLEEVGVADGGLTAANARQILGRRVENAE, encoded by the exons ATGACGACCATGGAACACGACATCCGCCTCGAGGACTACCTCGACGACAAGCTCCAATCCACCACCGACTTCGATCacctcgacaccctcctctcctcggtTGAACACCAACGCTCCCAGCTCCAATCCCAACTCGACgacgccaccgccgccctcgcccagGCCAGGCAATCGGAATCCGACCGCCAAAAGGCCCTCATGGCCCAAATAGACGAGTTCCAAAGCCTCCAATCCTCCATCGACGTCCGCCTCCAGATCATCGCCTCCTCCGACGCCCCCGACGAAGCAATCAAACGCCTCGAGGCACCGATGGGACAGCTCCGCAAGGTGGACCTAGCCTACaaatacctcctcctcctccaagacgTGGCCAAACTCCGCCAGGAAGCCCGATCGCACCTCCCCGAATCTCCCAAGCAGGCGTTGGAGCCGtacaccaagctcaagcagctCTGTCTTAGACTCAAGGAGCTGCAAAAGAATGCAGACGGGGCAGCGGTGCATCTGGTTAACTTTGTCGAGGGGGTCACAGAGACGTTatgggatgagatgaaaGCCACCATGTCCGCTGAGCTGGAAGCGGTCCTCAAAGCTAGGAAATGGCCCAACGTTGATCCCGACAATGCAGAAGTGGATGAGGAATGGCTTGGCTGTTTTGAGAAGCTGATTGATCTTCAGGTACCTGAAGTTCTCTACTCACCGACGGTGGTTACCCTTTTACCGTTTGAGGTTATGGCCCAGATTTTTGTCAAGGAGTTTAGGTTTCATTTTATGAGTGATAAACCCACCAGTGCGCCGCAGGCGATTGGGGCGCATTGTTTCCCTTGGTTTACTGCCTTGCTGGAGAAATGGGAGGATTTCCTGAGGGATAATTTTGGCGGGGtgttggcggcgaggttCGCCgagacgggggtgggggaaagGATGGTGTATATGGATCCGGTGTGTGGGTTTATTACGGCCATgttgccggtggtgagggagaaggtgagggatACGCTTGAGGCTACGAGGGGGGATGCGGCGTTTTTGAGCAGCTTGATGGGGCAGCTCATGAGTTTTGATGAGAcgttgaggggagggttcGCGtatggtgggggggatgatgatgtggaggagggatgggggggtttgaCTTCGGAAGTCCTGCAAGATCACTTTAGAACTTGGTTGGAAGCCGAAAAACAGTTTGCGCTCGAGAGATACCAGGGTATCATGAAGACTCAGGATGCGAGGATGATCGACTATGATTTTGCTGGGGCGGGGAAGACGAAGCCGACGTTTgcggcggtgagggtgacGGATTTGCTGAAGAGCGTCACGACGCAGTatgagagggtgaggaggttttcGCACAAGTTGAGGTTTCTGATTGATATCCAGCTTACTATTTTGGATGAGTATCATGACCACTTGAGGGGGACGCTGGAGGCGTATTTGAGCATTACGTCTACGGTAGGGAGGGCGTTTGGGGTGACGAAGGAGCAGATTGCTGCGttggaggggacgggggcTTTGGAGACGTTGTGTAAGGTCTATGGGAGTGCGGATCATGTGGTGAATGCGCTGAAAGATTGGAGCAACGAAGAG TTCTTCATCACCATGTGGGAGCAACTCCAAAGCCGCGCCAAGGTTAGCGAAGACCAAAGCAACCTCGCCGGCGGCATGAGCTACGACCACGTCCGGAACCGCACCTCGGCTGTTGTCGGCAGAGAAGACGATGACAATGGCGTCCTCTTTGACGAGACCATCGCCGCCTACAGCGCGAGAAGGCAAACCGCCCAAAAGCTCTTGTCGGAAGCACTAGCCAGCTCCCACCACAAAATCTTCAGAGCCTACCTCCACCGCGCACAGTGGACCACCATCTCGGACGAGGTTGATAATCTAGCCATCACGGCCGAACTAGATGAACCACTCCGTATCCTCAAACGAGACTTGGACTTCCTCTCCCGGGCACTGGGGACCGCTCCCTTCCGCAGGGTTTGGCGGCAGGcgctggagaagctgaaTGATATACTCTGGACGGAGGTGCTAATGTCGCACAAGTTCACCGCTTCAGGCGCAGCACAGTTTGCGAGGGATCTGGCCGCgattgagggggtggtggagaggtatATTCCCGATGGGTCGAGTGCCTTGGGGAGCTTGAGTGATGCGGTCAGGTTGTTGAATTTGCCGCTCGAAGGAGAAGGAATGAcgttgaagaaggccacAGACATGGTTTACACAGACAATAccgaggcgaagaagatgctggaggaggtcgggGTTGCGGATGGGGGCTTGACGGCTGCGAATGCGAGGcagattttggggaggagggttgagaaTGCCGAATAG